From Daucus carota subsp. sativus chromosome 6, DH1 v3.0, whole genome shotgun sequence, the proteins below share one genomic window:
- the LOC108227569 gene encoding uncharacterized protein LOC108227569, whose amino-acid sequence MGCISSKFITKSLSFREDHSNRKRGINGLTVLDELFTSDDGNSGSNDHQFFALVSKLRTGDFVPKKSLESNDKETINTWELMAGLEEQAEQKEDEKLSSVAQEIMNSKGVELDKLKRSKSCEIINLATAFGLNDDQENKGVGRSRSFHTVEEYDAMMERIMLSVHNDENDQYMNNDVAKFQETDQSISSEPDIKEVIPSVSSQSINTDGGQETDTYDAGLKRKALSKGLSLQIPSAAEFRKTGSLKDWLQNGGNAGSPGEYVTPKFGNYNKPKSKLSEEYRDDSIFNPELVAAFEEFLERLEVEENSVLEQIEGNRNEITATE is encoded by the coding sequence ATGGGGTGCATTTCGTCGAAATTCATAACCAAGTCATTGAGTTTTAGGGAAGATCATAGCAATCGAAAAAGGGGAATTAATGGCTTGACAGTGCTTGATGAATTGTTTACTTCTGATGATGGGAATAGTGGTAGCAATGATCATCAATTTTTCGCGCTTGTCAGTAAACTCCGGACTGGGGATTTTGTTCCGAAAAAAAGTCTGGAGTCTAATGATAAAGAGACGATTAATACATGGGAACTGATGGCTGGCCTCGAAGAACAAGCAGAACAGAAGGAAGATGAAAAACTGTCGTCTGTTGCACAAGAAATAATGAACTCGAAGGGGGTTGAACTTGACAAATTGAAGCGTTCCAAGAGTTGTGAAATAATAAATCTGGCTACCGCTTTTGGGCTCAATGATGATCAAGAGAACAAGGGCGTGGGACGGTCTAGAAGTTTTCACACGGTAGAGGAGTATGATGCGATGATGGAAAGAATAATGTTGTCTGTGCATAATGATGAAAATGATCAGTATATGAACAATGATGTGGCTAAATTTCAAGAAACAGATCAGTCTATTTCTTCAGAACCGGATATCAAAGAAGTGATCCCAAGTGTTAGTAGCCAAAGTATCAATACGGATGGAGGTCAAGAAACGGACACTTATGATGCAGGCTTGAAAAGAAAGGCCTTATCAAAAGGGCTATCACTTCAGATTCCATCTGCAGCTGAGTTCCGGAAAACAGGAAGCCTGAAAGATTGGCTTCAGAACGGAGGAAATGCTGGCTCTCCTGGAGAATATGTGACACCTAAATTTGGTAACTACAATAAACCAAAATCTAAATTATCTGAAGAATACAGAGATGATTCCATCTTCAATCCAGAGCTGGTGGCTGCGTTTGAAGAGTTTTTGGAACGACTAGAAGTTGAAGAAAACAGCGTACTTGAACAAATTGAAGGAAATCGCAATGAAATCACAGCCACTGAGTGA